A genome region from Ottowia testudinis includes the following:
- a CDS encoding YqjK family protein — MKREFPVDLATRREQLRLRSAQLREQIAVRSHVFRPVLRATDRVRGGVRSVQGAKGKGALLLLAGAAAVGALSVRPRAAVQLAVRAWSGWQVYRRMRPLVNSVLRQLG, encoded by the coding sequence ATGAAGCGCGAATTCCCCGTCGATCTGGCCACGCGGCGCGAACAGCTGCGCCTGCGTTCGGCCCAGCTGCGCGAGCAGATCGCCGTGCGCAGCCATGTGTTTCGCCCCGTGTTGCGCGCGACCGACCGCGTGCGTGGCGGCGTGCGCAGCGTCCAGGGAGCGAAAGGCAAGGGCGCGCTGCTGCTGCTGGCCGGCGCGGCCGCGGTCGGTGCCCTGTCGGTGCGTCCACGCGCCGCGGTACAGCTGGCCGTGCGGGCCTGGTCGGGCTGGCAGGTGTATCGCCGCATGCGGCCCTTGGTCAACAGCGTGTTGCGCCAGTTGGGCTGA
- a CDS encoding sensor histidine kinase, whose amino-acid sequence MVDPNTQIPDGTKRSRGPLSLRMTLVIAAMCAMAIMWLNEDTYRRTTQTLTQIQKGHAARATINTLLRRLVEAESGQRGYILTGDRAYLESYDVALKEMNALLQRMNSIVPREMHESEAMLAFRHLLSQKVGEMALTVRMRQEERPEVVNFVMTSNIGLEQMHAFKLQGDALLAQADAVVATSRAELYRLLNVSRFGLAAGVLAAFFAFFLYVNQTRALRQTDERQKQLLEDERDALESQVRERTARLTELASYLQQAVEEERAHLARELHDELGALLTAAKLNVARIKSKLPKDADELAERLKHLTETLNQGIALKRRIIEDLRPSSLSNLGLVASLEILTREFADRSGVEMETSLEPVSLDEVSELTIYRMVQEALTNIGKYAQASKVTVRLQNYVYHAEVTVQDNGVGFDPTQLPQASHGLIGMRHRVEASGGRLDVSSRPGHGSRISGTIPRAAPKPQQELAAAVGAMSSDSYKAAPPALTAPDAAR is encoded by the coding sequence ATGGTTGATCCCAACACCCAGATTCCCGACGGCACCAAGCGCAGCCGTGGCCCCCTGTCGCTGCGCATGACACTGGTCATCGCCGCGATGTGCGCCATGGCCATCATGTGGCTGAACGAGGACACCTACCGCCGTACCACGCAAACGCTGACCCAGATCCAAAAGGGCCACGCCGCGCGCGCCACCATCAACACGCTGCTGCGGCGGCTGGTCGAGGCCGAGTCTGGCCAGCGTGGCTACATCCTCACCGGCGACCGGGCATACCTGGAGTCCTACGACGTGGCACTCAAGGAAATGAATGCCCTGCTGCAACGCATGAACAGCATCGTTCCGCGCGAGATGCACGAAAGCGAAGCCATGCTCGCCTTTCGCCATCTGCTGTCGCAAAAAGTCGGCGAAATGGCGCTCACCGTGCGCATGCGGCAGGAAGAGCGCCCGGAGGTCGTCAACTTCGTCATGACGTCGAACATCGGGCTGGAGCAGATGCACGCCTTCAAACTGCAGGGCGACGCACTGCTGGCACAAGCCGATGCCGTGGTGGCCACCAGTCGGGCCGAGCTCTACCGGCTGCTCAATGTCTCGCGCTTCGGGCTGGCCGCCGGTGTGCTGGCGGCGTTCTTCGCCTTCTTCCTCTACGTGAACCAGACGCGCGCGCTGCGCCAGACCGACGAGCGCCAGAAGCAATTGCTGGAGGATGAGCGCGACGCGCTCGAATCGCAGGTGCGCGAGCGCACCGCGCGCCTGACCGAGTTGGCGAGCTATCTGCAGCAGGCGGTCGAGGAAGAGCGCGCCCACCTGGCGCGCGAGCTGCACGACGAGCTGGGCGCGCTGCTGACGGCGGCCAAGCTGAACGTGGCGCGCATCAAGTCCAAATTGCCCAAGGACGCCGACGAGCTGGCCGAGCGCTTGAAGCACCTGACCGAAACGCTCAACCAGGGCATCGCGCTCAAGCGCCGCATCATCGAGGACCTGCGACCATCCTCGTTGTCGAACCTGGGCCTGGTGGCGTCGCTCGAAATCCTGACGCGCGAATTCGCCGACCGATCGGGCGTCGAGATGGAAACCTCGCTCGAACCCGTGTCGCTGGACGAGGTGAGCGAGCTGACCATCTACCGCATGGTGCAGGAGGCGCTGACCAACATCGGCAAATACGCCCAGGCCAGCAAGGTCACGGTGCGGCTGCAGAACTACGTCTACCACGCCGAAGTCACGGTGCAGGACAACGGCGTGGGCTTCGACCCCACGCAACTGCCGCAGGCCTCGCACGGGCTGATCGGCATGCGCCATCGGGTCGAAGCCAGCGGTGGGCGGCTGGATGTCAGCTCGCGCCCCGGCCACGGTTCGCGCATCTCCGGCACCATTCCGCGCGCGGCGCCCAAGCCGCAGCAGGAGCTGGCCGCAGCAGTGGGCGCCATGTCATCCGATTCCTACAAGGCCGCACCGCCCGCGCTGACAGCGCCCGACGCGGCGCGCTGA
- the folE gene encoding GTP cyclohydrolase I, which translates to MKSSPDLSPAADATDEGTPVSVKIRERLQAARRRFNANDNIADFIEPGELENLLDEVTAKMEGVLDSMVIDTERDHNTGNTARRVAKMYVHEVFKGRYVKAPEITEFPNAERLNELMIVGPITVRSACSHHFCPVIGRLWIGVMPNERTNVIGLSKYARLAEWIMGRPQIQEEAVVQLADLIQQKTKPDGLALVMEATHFCMAWRGVKDMDSKMINSVMRGVFLKDANLRREFLSLIPQKN; encoded by the coding sequence ATGAAATCCTCCCCCGATCTCTCCCCGGCGGCCGACGCCACCGACGAAGGCACACCCGTCTCGGTGAAGATCCGCGAGCGCCTGCAGGCCGCGCGCCGCCGCTTCAACGCCAACGACAACATCGCCGACTTCATCGAACCCGGCGAACTCGAGAATCTGCTCGACGAAGTGACGGCCAAGATGGAAGGCGTGCTTGACAGCATGGTGATCGACACCGAGCGCGACCACAATACCGGCAACACCGCGCGCCGCGTGGCCAAGATGTATGTCCATGAGGTGTTCAAGGGCCGCTACGTCAAGGCGCCCGAGATCACCGAGTTTCCCAACGCCGAGCGGCTGAACGAGCTGATGATCGTCGGCCCCATCACCGTGCGCAGCGCCTGCAGCCACCACTTCTGCCCGGTCATCGGCAGGCTGTGGATCGGCGTCATGCCCAACGAGCGCACCAACGTCATCGGCCTCTCGAAATACGCCCGCCTGGCCGAATGGATCATGGGCCGCCCGCAGATCCAGGAAGAAGCCGTGGTGCAGCTGGCCGACCTGATCCAGCAAAAAACCAAGCCCGACGGCCTGGCGCTGGTGATGGAGGCCACCCACTTCTGCATGGCCTGGCGCGGCGTGAAGGACATGGACAGCAAGATGATCAACTCGGTCATGCGCGGCGTGTTCCTGAAGGACGCCAACCTGCGGCGCGAATTTCTCTCCCTCATCCCGCAAAAGAACTGA
- a CDS encoding glycine zipper domain-containing protein produces MNTHSTVEKIADKAENATDKLAGKAERSVESARLYANEALDKADAKVRSLREDVKPAIDAISARVQDMAARSKAAAAETSAQTRDKLNEYTDKTSAYVAEQPLKSMAIAAAAGAALAILLGRRRG; encoded by the coding sequence ATGAACACCCATTCCACCGTCGAAAAAATCGCCGACAAGGCTGAAAACGCCACCGACAAACTGGCCGGCAAGGCCGAACGCTCGGTTGAATCGGCCCGCCTATACGCGAACGAGGCGCTCGACAAGGCCGACGCCAAGGTGCGCAGCCTGCGCGAAGATGTCAAACCCGCGATCGACGCCATCTCGGCCCGCGTGCAGGATATGGCCGCGCGCAGCAAGGCCGCCGCCGCCGAAACCTCCGCGCAAACGCGCGACAAGCTGAACGAGTACACCGACAAGACCAGCGCCTACGTGGCCGAGCAGCCCCTGAAATCCATGGCCATCGCCGCCGCCGCGGGCGCAGCTCTGGCGATCCTGCTGGGCCGCCGCCGCGGTTGA
- a CDS encoding DUF4124 domain-containing protein gives MIRPVLLSFALALPLMAGAQAIKCTDPATGKTLYTDQPCKGGAVVVPRRTAEEVRQDAEAAAARERALQQREDAAWQREQQRLAAPVRVPEPAYASAAQAESDACRAARAEAAFRAGSFSASPEEIRTARYNAALACGQQPPADIVVVQPYAPVVPQRRPYPHPHPYPYPGHGDRVHPPGWGDGFGMPRPAPARPRYEPGTEPVPVLVRPPTAR, from the coding sequence ATGATCCGCCCCGTTTTGCTGTCTTTCGCCCTGGCCCTGCCGCTGATGGCAGGCGCGCAGGCCATCAAGTGCACCGATCCCGCCACCGGCAAGACTCTGTACACCGACCAACCGTGCAAGGGCGGCGCGGTGGTGGTGCCGCGCCGCACCGCGGAAGAGGTGCGTCAGGACGCCGAGGCCGCCGCGGCGCGCGAGCGCGCCCTGCAACAGCGGGAAGACGCCGCCTGGCAGCGCGAGCAGCAGCGCCTGGCAGCCCCCGTCCGTGTGCCGGAGCCCGCGTACGCATCAGCCGCGCAGGCCGAGTCGGATGCCTGCCGCGCCGCGCGCGCCGAGGCGGCGTTTCGCGCCGGCAGCTTTTCGGCCAGCCCGGAAGAGATTCGCACCGCGCGCTACAACGCCGCCCTGGCCTGCGGCCAGCAGCCGCCGGCTGACATCGTGGTGGTGCAGCCGTATGCGCCGGTGGTGCCGCAGCGGCGGCCGTATCCCCACCCGCACCCTTACCCCTATCCGGGTCATGGCGACCGCGTCCATCCGCCGGGCTGGGGCGATGGCTTTGGCATGCCGCGGCCGGCCCCGGCGCGTCCGCGCTATGAACCCGGCACGGAGCCCGTCCCAGTGCTGGTGCGGCCACCTACGGCGCGCTGA
- a CDS encoding DUF502 domain-containing protein, producing the protein MSRLRQYFITGLLVWLPMGVTVWVLLWLVGILDGIFLGVLAAAEAVTPGLTPLADQLRRIPGLGVILVAIVIFGTGVFVANMFGQWAVRQWDKLMTRIPVVRSIYSSVKQVSDTLFSGSGQAFSRALLVQYPRQGAWTIAFLTGKPGGEVARHLDGDYLSVYVPTTPNPTSGFFLMVPRADVIELQMSVDEALKYVISMGVVVPPMREPRPGQPVPAQVPGVTGPVTAAPPPAAPSMADAAISRPEP; encoded by the coding sequence ATGTCACGCCTGCGGCAGTACTTCATCACCGGCCTGCTGGTGTGGTTGCCCATGGGCGTCACGGTGTGGGTGCTGCTGTGGCTGGTCGGCATTCTGGACGGTATTTTCCTGGGGGTGCTGGCGGCCGCCGAGGCCGTCACGCCGGGCTTGACGCCGCTGGCCGACCAGCTGCGCCGCATTCCCGGGCTGGGCGTGATCCTGGTGGCCATCGTCATCTTTGGCACCGGTGTGTTCGTGGCCAACATGTTCGGCCAGTGGGCGGTGCGCCAGTGGGACAAGCTCATGACGCGCATTCCGGTGGTGCGCAGCATCTACTCCAGCGTCAAGCAGGTCTCGGATACGCTGTTTTCCGGCTCGGGCCAGGCTTTTTCGCGAGCGCTGCTGGTGCAGTACCCGCGCCAGGGTGCCTGGACCATTGCCTTTCTCACCGGCAAGCCGGGCGGCGAGGTGGCGCGGCATCTGGACGGTGACTACCTCAGCGTCTACGTGCCGACCACGCCCAACCCTACTTCCGGTTTTTTCCTGATGGTGCCGCGCGCCGACGTGATCGAGTTGCAGATGAGCGTGGACGAAGCGCTCAAGTACGTGATTTCGATGGGCGTGGTGGTGCCGCCGATGCGCGAGCCGCGCCCAGGCCAGCCCGTGCCGGCGCAGGTGCCGGGCGTGACCGGCCCGGTCACCGCGGCACCGCCGCCCGCCGCCCCTTCGATGGCCGATGCCGCCATCTCCCGACCAGAACCTTGA
- the nudB gene encoding dihydroneopterin triphosphate diphosphatase, which yields MPVNPVAPHRFKIPESVLVVVHTPALDVLLMRRADVAPGEFWQSVTGSKDTVDEPLAHTAAREVREETGLDPQAPGCRLTDWQLENVYDIYPRWRARYAPGVTRNREHVFGLCVPPDATVTLNPREHSAFVWLPYREAAGQCFSPSNAEACLLLPRFSKVTA from the coding sequence ATGCCTGTGAACCCGGTCGCGCCCCATCGCTTCAAGATTCCCGAATCCGTTCTGGTGGTCGTGCACACGCCGGCGCTCGATGTGTTGCTGATGCGGCGCGCCGATGTGGCGCCGGGTGAATTCTGGCAATCGGTCACCGGCAGCAAGGACACCGTGGATGAGCCCTTGGCGCACACGGCCGCGCGCGAGGTGCGCGAAGAGACGGGCCTAGACCCGCAGGCGCCCGGCTGCCGGCTGACCGATTGGCAGCTCGAGAACGTGTATGACATCTATCCCCGCTGGCGCGCGCGTTACGCCCCCGGCGTGACACGCAACCGCGAGCACGTCTTTGGGCTGTGCGTGCCGCCCGATGCCACCGTGACGCTCAACCCACGCGAGCATTCAGCCTTTGTTTGGCTGCCCTATCGCGAGGCGGCCGGCCAATGCTTCTCGCCCTCCAATGCAGAGGCGTGTCTGTTGCTGCCGCGCTTTTCCAAGGTGACCGCATGA
- a CDS encoding phage holin family protein, whose protein sequence is MSLPSTDDSTASRVRGLFADVIELAQVRFELFTVEAREELARLAGMAVMGALAVVFVSFGLIFLAIFLTVLLWDSQRLLALGIFTSIFLGGGAVLGLLAWHKAKQGFRMFGATRSELQRDQERLRAS, encoded by the coding sequence ATGAGCTTGCCCTCCACCGACGACAGCACGGCGAGCCGCGTGCGCGGCCTGTTCGCCGACGTGATCGAGTTGGCGCAGGTGCGTTTCGAGCTCTTCACGGTCGAAGCCCGTGAAGAGCTGGCGCGCCTGGCCGGCATGGCCGTGATGGGGGCGTTGGCGGTGGTCTTCGTCAGCTTCGGTTTGATCTTTCTCGCCATCTTTCTCACGGTGCTGCTGTGGGATTCTCAGCGGCTGTTGGCGCTGGGCATCTTCACGTCGATCTTTCTCGGCGGCGGCGCGGTGCTGGGGCTGCTGGCGTGGCACAAGGCGAAGCAAGGCTTTCGCATGTTCGGCGCCACGCGCTCCGAGCTCCAGCGCGATCAGGAAAGGTTGCGTGCGTCATGA
- a CDS encoding endonuclease/exonuclease/phosphatase family protein encodes MTVDSTFGERQDVLRVATYNIHKGVQGLGPARRLEIHNLALAVETLDADIVCLQEVRQGNRKEASYFTGWPDLPQAQFLAPEGYEAVYRTNAVTKHGEHGNALLSRWPVIGCQHEDMSDHRFEQRGLLHAKLLVAGVTVHAIVVHFGLIPSSRVRQTARLKAYIAREIPLDEPVVVAGDFNDWGTRVRRLLRVDSLHAFEGPRTLTYPSRYPVAQLDHIYARGLRPLSLAAPRGRVWSRMSDHLPLIAEFHLPQQAPNAPVG; translated from the coding sequence ATGACGGTGGATTCGACTTTCGGCGAGCGCCAAGATGTTCTGCGCGTCGCCACCTACAACATCCACAAGGGCGTGCAGGGGCTGGGCCCCGCGCGCCGGCTCGAAATCCACAACCTCGCGCTGGCCGTCGAGACGCTCGACGCCGACATCGTCTGCTTGCAAGAGGTGCGGCAAGGCAACCGCAAGGAGGCCAGCTATTTCACCGGCTGGCCCGATCTGCCGCAGGCCCAGTTCCTGGCGCCCGAGGGTTATGAGGCGGTGTACCGCACCAACGCCGTCACCAAGCATGGCGAACACGGCAACGCGCTGCTGTCGCGTTGGCCCGTCATCGGCTGCCAGCACGAAGACATGTCCGACCACCGCTTCGAGCAGCGCGGCCTGCTGCACGCCAAGCTGCTGGTGGCGGGCGTGACGGTGCACGCCATCGTGGTGCATTTCGGGTTGATCCCTTCCAGCCGCGTGCGCCAGACCGCGCGCCTGAAAGCCTATATCGCGCGCGAGATCCCGCTCGACGAGCCGGTGGTGGTGGCCGGGGACTTCAACGACTGGGGCACGCGCGTGCGGCGGCTGCTGCGCGTCGATTCGCTGCACGCGTTTGAAGGCCCGCGCACGCTGACCTATCCGTCGCGCTATCCCGTGGCGCAGCTCGACCACATCTATGCGCGCGGCCTGCGCCCCTTGAGCCTGGCGGCGCCGCGCGGGCGCGTGTGGAGCCGCATGTCGGACCATTTGCCGCTGATCGCCGAGTTCCATTTGCCGCAACAGGCGCCCAACGCCCCCGTCGGTTAA
- a CDS encoding DUF883 family protein yields the protein MSYTSDLVDSATETKEQLVSNLRRVVSDAEDLLAATAGQTDSKITELRARAKENLLVAREKLADADAAMRARARQAAAVTDEYVHDNPWSSIGAAAALGILIGVLLGRR from the coding sequence ATGTCCTACACCTCTGACCTCGTCGATTCCGCCACCGAAACCAAGGAGCAACTGGTCTCCAATCTGCGCCGCGTGGTGTCTGACGCGGAAGATCTGCTGGCCGCCACCGCGGGCCAGACCGACTCGAAGATCACCGAGCTGCGCGCCCGCGCCAAGGAAAATCTTTTGGTGGCACGCGAGAAGCTGGCCGATGCCGACGCCGCCATGCGCGCGCGCGCGCGCCAGGCCGCGGCCGTGACCGACGAGTACGTGCACGACAACCCCTGGTCGTCCATCGGCGCCGCTGCTGCCCTGGGCATCCTGATTGGCGTGCTGCTCGGCCGCCGCTGA
- a CDS encoding SulP family inorganic anion transporter, with protein MPPPIERLLPFLRWPRPSADLLRGEAVAGLTVGLMVIPQGVAYAQLAGMPLVTGIYASMLPALIAVMFSASARLSVGPTALTSLLIHASLSPLAAPGSPEWVALAVWLALMSGVLQVALGMFRFGWLLNLINAPVLMAFTQAAAALIIGSQLPALLGFRGGWGEMLHRPSINPLAAAFGVLALALLLLARRWRPTFPTVLVIVVAAAALGWALGFEASGGAVVGPLPRGLPAPYLPGWPGWHALGQLLMPTLVITLVSFLETASSAKVDSQRKGERWDQDQDLIGQGLAKIASGFSGAFATSSSFSRSALNLYAGARTGWATVASVLLVLAALLLFTPVLRHVPQAVLAAIVVAAVLGLLKPREFVRLWHISRVEAVTAALTFGVTLAAAPALYWGVLTGVLMSLSLFLFQRLHPRIIEVGLHADGSLRDRHLWHLPALAPHTYALRMDAALDFATAAQFEREVSEYLSQHPHTRHVCLFAQPINRIDATGAEAFVRLMSLLHQRRVTLHVSGIKLPVERVLHAAGALAPHPLLQLYRTDAEALAALRAIAEAERAEPADLPATAI; from the coding sequence ATGCCGCCACCCATTGAGCGACTGCTGCCCTTTTTGCGCTGGCCGCGCCCGTCCGCGGACCTGCTGCGCGGCGAGGCGGTGGCGGGTCTCACGGTCGGTCTGATGGTCATTCCGCAGGGCGTGGCCTACGCCCAGCTGGCCGGCATGCCGCTGGTGACGGGCATTTATGCCTCGATGCTGCCCGCGCTCATCGCCGTGATGTTCTCGGCCTCGGCGCGGCTGTCGGTCGGGCCGACGGCGTTGACCAGCCTGTTGATCCATGCCTCGCTCAGCCCGCTGGCGGCGCCGGGCAGCCCCGAATGGGTGGCGCTGGCGGTGTGGCTGGCGCTGATGTCGGGCGTGCTGCAGGTGGCGCTCGGCATGTTCAGGTTCGGCTGGCTGCTCAACCTGATCAACGCGCCGGTGCTGATGGCCTTCACGCAGGCGGCGGCGGCGCTCATCATCGGCTCACAGCTGCCGGCACTGCTGGGTTTTCGCGGTGGCTGGGGCGAGATGCTGCATCGGCCGAGCATCAACCCCCTGGCCGCCGCCTTCGGCGTGCTGGCGCTGGCGCTGCTGCTGCTGGCGCGCCGCTGGCGGCCGACGTTTCCGACCGTGCTGGTGATCGTCGTCGCGGCGGCGGCCTTGGGCTGGGCACTCGGTTTTGAAGCCAGCGGCGGCGCCGTGGTGGGCCCGCTGCCTCGGGGCCTGCCGGCGCCTTACCTGCCCGGCTGGCCGGGCTGGCATGCGTTGGGCCAGTTGCTGATGCCGACGCTGGTCATCACGCTGGTGAGTTTTCTGGAGACCGCCTCCAGCGCCAAGGTGGACAGCCAGCGCAAGGGCGAACGCTGGGACCAAGACCAGGATCTGATCGGCCAGGGCCTGGCCAAGATCGCCTCGGGCTTTTCGGGTGCCTTTGCCACCAGCTCGTCGTTTTCGCGCTCGGCGCTCAATCTGTACGCTGGCGCGCGGACCGGCTGGGCGACGGTGGCGTCGGTGTTGTTGGTGCTGGCGGCGCTGCTGCTGTTCACGCCAGTGCTGCGCCACGTGCCACAGGCGGTGCTGGCGGCCATCGTCGTGGCGGCGGTGCTGGGCTTGCTCAAGCCGCGCGAATTCGTGCGGCTGTGGCACATCTCGCGCGTCGAAGCGGTGACGGCTGCGCTGACCTTCGGGGTCACCCTCGCGGCCGCGCCAGCGCTGTACTGGGGCGTGCTGACCGGGGTGCTGATGTCGCTGTCGCTGTTCCTCTTCCAGCGCCTGCACCCGCGCATCATCGAAGTCGGCCTGCACGCGGACGGCAGCCTGCGCGACCGCCACCTGTGGCATCTGCCGGCACTGGCGCCGCACACGTACGCGCTGCGCATGGATGCGGCACTCGACTTCGCCACCGCCGCGCAGTTCGAGCGCGAGGTGTCCGAATACCTGAGCCAGCACCCCCACACGCGCCACGTCTGCCTGTTCGCGCAGCCCATCAACCGCATCGACGCCACCGGTGCCGAAGCCTTCGTGCGCCTGATGTCGCTGCTGCACCAGCGGCGCGTGACGCTGCACGTGAGCGGCATCAAGTTGCCGGTCGAACGCGTGCTGCACGCCGCCGGCGCGCTGGCGCCCCACCCGCTGCTGCAGCTGTACCGCACCGACGCCGAGGCGCTGGCGGCACTGCGCGCCATCGCCGAGGCCGAGCGCGCGGAGCCTGCCGACTTGCCGGCAACGGCGATCTGA
- the aspS gene encoding aspartate--tRNA ligase — MSMRSHYCGLVTEDLIGHTVTLCGWVNRRRDHGGVIFVDLRDREGYVQVVCDPDRPEMFAIAEDLRNEFCIQVKGLVRARPEGTTNDNLKSGKIEVLCHELTVLNPSVTPPFQLDDENLSETTRLTHRVLDLRRPYMQNNLMLRYRVTMEVRKFLDEHGFIDIETPMLTKSTPEGARDYLVPSRVHDGHFFALPQSPQLFKQLLMVAGYDRYYQITKCFRDEDLRADRQPEFTQIDIETSFLGEQEIRDLFQRMITHVFRQTMNVDLGEFPVMPYAEAMFKYGSDKPDLRVKLEFTELTDVMKDVDFKVFSGPATTPGGRVVALRVPGGSEISRSEIDAYTEFVKIYGAKGLAWIKVNDVAAGRDGLQSPIVKNLHDAAITAILERTGARSGDILFFGADKAKVVNDAIGALRLKIGHGELAKKTGLFEDRWAPLWVVDFPMFEFDEDDHRWNAVHHPFTAPKDGHEDDMDSDPGKCVAKAYDMVLNGWELGGGSVRIHRAEVQSKVFDALKISPEDAQLKFGFLLDALQYGAPPHGGLAFGLDRLVTLMTKAESIRDVIAFPKTQRAQDLLTQAPSPVDEKQLRELHIRLRNPAAV; from the coding sequence ATGTCCATGCGTTCCCACTATTGCGGTCTGGTGACCGAAGACCTGATCGGCCACACTGTTACCCTGTGCGGCTGGGTCAACCGCCGGCGCGACCACGGCGGCGTGATCTTTGTCGACTTGCGCGACCGCGAAGGTTATGTGCAGGTGGTGTGCGACCCCGACCGGCCCGAGATGTTCGCCATCGCCGAAGACCTGCGCAACGAGTTCTGCATCCAGGTCAAGGGCTTGGTGCGCGCACGCCCAGAAGGCACCACCAACGACAACCTGAAAAGCGGCAAGATCGAGGTGCTGTGCCACGAGCTGACGGTGCTCAACCCCTCGGTCACGCCGCCGTTCCAGCTGGACGACGAGAACCTGTCGGAAACCACGCGCCTCACGCACCGCGTGCTCGACCTGCGCCGGCCCTACATGCAGAACAACCTGATGCTGCGCTACCGCGTGACGATGGAAGTGCGCAAGTTTCTCGACGAGCACGGCTTCATCGACATCGAGACCCCTATGCTCACCAAGAGCACGCCCGAAGGCGCGCGCGACTATCTGGTGCCCAGCCGCGTGCACGACGGCCATTTCTTCGCGCTGCCGCAGTCGCCGCAGCTGTTCAAGCAATTGCTGATGGTGGCCGGGTACGACCGTTACTACCAGATCACCAAGTGCTTCCGCGACGAAGACTTGCGCGCCGACCGCCAGCCCGAATTCACGCAGATCGATATTGAGACGTCCTTTCTGGGCGAGCAGGAAATCCGCGATCTGTTCCAGCGCATGATCACGCACGTCTTCCGGCAGACGATGAACGTCGATCTGGGTGAGTTCCCGGTCATGCCTTACGCCGAGGCCATGTTCAAGTACGGCTCCGACAAACCCGACCTGCGCGTCAAGCTTGAATTCACCGAACTCACCGATGTGATGAAGGACGTGGACTTCAAGGTGTTCAGTGGTCCGGCCACCACGCCCGGCGGCCGTGTGGTGGCGCTGCGCGTGCCGGGCGGCAGCGAAATCAGCCGCAGCGAGATCGACGCTTACACCGAATTTGTCAAGATCTATGGCGCCAAGGGCTTGGCGTGGATCAAGGTGAACGACGTGGCGGCCGGCCGTGACGGCCTGCAGTCGCCCATCGTCAAGAATCTGCACGACGCGGCCATCACCGCCATTTTGGAGCGCACCGGCGCGCGCAGCGGCGACATCCTGTTTTTCGGCGCCGACAAGGCCAAGGTGGTCAACGATGCCATCGGCGCGCTGCGCCTGAAGATCGGCCACGGCGAGCTGGCCAAGAAGACGGGCCTATTCGAAGACCGTTGGGCACCGCTGTGGGTGGTCGACTTTCCGATGTTCGAATTCGACGAGGACGATCACCGCTGGAACGCCGTGCACCATCCGTTCACCGCGCCCAAGGACGGGCACGAGGATGACATGGATTCCGACCCCGGCAAGTGCGTCGCCAAGGCTTACGACATGGTGCTCAACGGCTGGGAGCTGGGTGGCGGCTCGGTGCGTATTCACCGCGCCGAGGTGCAGAGCAAGGTGTTCGATGCGCTCAAGATCTCGCCCGAGGATGCGCAGCTCAAGTTCGGCTTTCTGCTGGACGCCCTGCAGTACGGCGCGCCACCGCACGGCGGCCTGGCCTTCGGCCTCGACCGGCTGGTCACGCTGATGACCAAGGCCGAGTCGATCCGTGACGTGATCGCCTTCCCCAAGACGCAGCGCGCGCAGGATTTGCTGACGCAGGCACCCAGCCCGGTGGATGAAAAGCAGCTGCGCGAGCTGCATATCCGCCTGCGCAATCCGGCCGCTGTCTAG
- a CDS encoding BLUF domain-containing protein produces MLVRLLYASRAVDSSAAAVNAICASARQHNADHGVTGVLVFGGGIFMQCIEGGRQTISDLYGVIHKDARHQDVVLLHYEEITERRFGGWTMGLVNAERVNASVLLKYSERAVLDPYAVSGRASLALIEDLMATASVVGHT; encoded by the coding sequence ATGCTCGTTCGCCTGCTTTACGCCAGCCGCGCTGTCGATTCATCGGCCGCCGCCGTCAACGCCATTTGCGCCAGCGCGCGCCAGCACAACGCCGACCATGGCGTCACCGGCGTGCTGGTATTTGGCGGCGGCATCTTCATGCAATGCATCGAAGGCGGCCGCCAGACCATCAGCGACCTGTATGGCGTGATCCACAAGGATGCGCGCCACCAGGACGTGGTGCTGTTGCATTACGAAGAGATCACCGAGCGCCGCTTTGGCGGCTGGACGATGGGGCTGGTCAATGCCGAGCGCGTCAACGCCAGCGTGCTGCTGAAGTATTCGGAGCGCGCGGTGCTCGATCCGTATGCGGTGTCGGGCCGCGCCTCGCTGGCCTTGATCGAGGACTTGATGGCGACGGCGAGCGTCGTGGGTCACACCTGA